A single region of the Nocardioides sp. W7 genome encodes:
- a CDS encoding bifunctional cytidylyltransferase/SDR family oxidoreductase — protein sequence MKNVAVLLAGGVGVRVGLDVPKQLIKIAGRPIMEHTLAILDAHEDVDEILVLMTPGHLDAVHAMVRTGGYEKVAAILEGAETRNDTTRRALAALGDEDCKVLLHDAVRPLLSPRIITDCFEALESYGAVDVAIPSADTIIEVGPDNTIKDIPPRASLRRGQTPQAFLASVLKAAYAKAELDPDFEATDDCTVVLRYRPDVPIWVVPGDERNMKVTEPIDLYLADKLFQLTQSDLPPSREPEAYREVLAGKVMVVFGGSYGIGADIAKLGEEHGATVVTFSRSTTGTHVQRREDVAKAARQVVEAHGRVDFVVNTAGVLPRGALLDCTDETIWAATEINYIAPILIAQEFHPLLKETRGSLLLFTSSSYTRGRSGYSLYSSAKAATVNLTQALADEWAADHVRVNCINPERTGTPMRTKAFGQEPADSLLESVAVARASLDTLLAGGTGHLIDLRRADPIALAMQETAYDED from the coding sequence GTGAAGAACGTCGCCGTTCTCCTGGCCGGCGGGGTCGGCGTCCGCGTCGGTCTCGACGTCCCGAAGCAGCTCATCAAGATCGCCGGACGCCCGATCATGGAGCACACGCTCGCGATCCTGGACGCCCACGAGGACGTCGACGAGATCCTGGTGCTGATGACCCCCGGCCACCTCGACGCGGTGCACGCCATGGTGCGCACCGGCGGCTACGAGAAGGTCGCCGCGATCCTCGAGGGCGCCGAGACCCGCAACGACACCACCCGGCGGGCCCTCGCCGCGCTCGGCGACGAGGACTGCAAGGTCCTGCTGCACGACGCGGTCCGGCCGCTGCTGAGCCCGCGGATCATCACCGACTGCTTCGAGGCGCTCGAGTCGTACGGCGCCGTCGACGTCGCGATCCCCTCCGCGGACACCATCATCGAGGTCGGGCCCGACAACACGATCAAGGACATCCCGCCGCGAGCCTCGCTGCGCCGCGGCCAGACCCCGCAGGCGTTCCTCGCCTCGGTGTTGAAGGCGGCGTACGCGAAGGCCGAGCTCGACCCCGACTTCGAGGCCACCGACGACTGCACCGTGGTGCTGCGCTACCGGCCCGACGTCCCGATCTGGGTGGTGCCGGGCGACGAGCGGAACATGAAGGTCACCGAGCCGATCGACCTCTACCTGGCCGACAAGCTCTTCCAGCTCACCCAGAGCGACCTGCCGCCGAGCCGCGAGCCCGAGGCCTACCGCGAGGTGCTGGCCGGCAAGGTGATGGTCGTCTTCGGCGGCAGCTACGGCATCGGCGCCGACATCGCGAAGCTCGGCGAGGAGCACGGCGCCACCGTCGTCACCTTCAGCCGGTCCACGACCGGCACCCACGTCCAGCGGCGTGAGGACGTCGCGAAGGCGGCCCGTCAGGTCGTGGAGGCGCACGGTCGCGTCGACTTCGTCGTCAACACCGCTGGGGTGCTCCCCCGCGGCGCGCTCCTCGACTGCACCGACGAGACGATCTGGGCCGCGACCGAGATCAACTACATCGCGCCCATCCTGATCGCCCAGGAGTTCCACCCGCTGTTGAAGGAGACGCGCGGCAGCCTGCTGCTGTTCACCTCCAGCTCCTACACCCGCGGACGCAGCGGCTACAGCCTCTACTCCTCGGCCAAGGCCGCCACGGTGAACCTCACCCAGGCGCTCGCCGACGAGTGGGCCGCCGACCACGTCCGGGTCAACTGCATCAACCCCGAGCGCACCGGCACGCCCATGCGGACCAAGGCCTTCGGCCAGGAGCCGGCCGACTCCCTGCTGGAGTCCGTCGCGGTGGCCCGGGCCTCGCTGGACACCCTGCTCGCCGGCGGCACCGGCCACCTGATCGACCTGCGCCGGGCCGACCCGATCGCGCTGGCGATGCAGGAGACGGCGTACGACGAGGACTGA
- a CDS encoding glycosyltransferase 61 family protein, whose translation MRQRLVAALAGVPGARAAARTLRRGRSRASLLAQRPRHRALAGLVAAERDGEDAAIAVIGPHADALAQLVRARSPRAVVTAYSGNESERHVAMVVDGPFDVVVDLGGTAGRLRRFEATLFHLRPGGILVVPGGAVELGPHRGDLGVLLDTAGSPPEGPGTTLGRLQDFRDVVGRHVTHRVVGKDLLLTHDARQVLAKLREPEFNDYLRLAETPHRLLRTLPAEEPPPAPEGGEGPVPRRLPMHRPISSATISLREYRDVRVAPKQVLVGDRVLLPDTFRHNQWPHLVHSRLVDHGARFARPKGRVQAASLPRLSGTYLHLDNEFRGHFGHLLTETLSRVWSWPEALAIDPDARVLVGTTSKRPRPLDYELELYEACGIPRDRIDVIDRPVLVDRLISGTPLFSHPDYVHPRIEQTWREVGDRLADQAEDRDWPRRFFVGRRSEKRACVNGAEVEAIFAEYGFEVVYPEDYLLGEQIRLFRAAEVAAGYAGSGLFQIAFVPEPTHVIMVGPASYTPRNEYLMAAVHGHRVEAVICEAGGKGIQTSYSFDAEREGPYLRSLLERLP comes from the coding sequence GTGAGGCAGCGGCTCGTCGCAGCGCTGGCCGGGGTCCCCGGCGCCCGCGCCGCGGCGCGAACCCTCCGGCGCGGTAGGTCCCGCGCGAGCCTGCTCGCCCAACGCCCGCGGCACCGAGCGCTCGCCGGGCTGGTCGCCGCCGAGCGCGATGGCGAGGATGCTGCGATCGCCGTCATCGGCCCGCATGCCGACGCCCTCGCGCAGCTGGTCCGTGCCCGGTCGCCGCGCGCGGTGGTGACGGCGTACTCCGGCAACGAGAGCGAGCGGCACGTCGCGATGGTGGTCGACGGTCCCTTCGACGTCGTCGTCGACCTCGGCGGCACGGCCGGCCGGCTGCGCCGGTTCGAGGCGACCCTCTTCCACCTGCGTCCCGGCGGGATCCTCGTGGTGCCGGGCGGCGCCGTCGAGCTCGGCCCGCACCGCGGCGACCTCGGTGTGCTGCTGGACACCGCGGGGTCGCCGCCGGAGGGCCCGGGAACGACGTTGGGCCGGCTGCAGGACTTCCGCGACGTGGTCGGGCGGCACGTCACGCATCGCGTCGTCGGGAAGGACCTGTTGCTCACCCACGACGCGCGGCAGGTGCTGGCCAAGCTGCGCGAGCCGGAGTTCAACGACTACCTGCGCCTGGCCGAGACCCCGCACCGGCTGCTGCGGACCCTCCCCGCCGAGGAGCCGCCCCCCGCGCCGGAGGGCGGCGAGGGCCCGGTGCCGCGCCGCCTCCCGATGCACCGCCCCATCAGCAGCGCCACGATCAGCCTCCGCGAGTACCGCGACGTACGGGTCGCGCCCAAGCAGGTGCTCGTCGGCGACCGGGTGCTGCTGCCGGACACGTTCCGCCACAACCAGTGGCCCCACCTGGTGCACAGCCGGCTCGTCGACCACGGTGCCCGGTTCGCGCGGCCGAAGGGTCGGGTGCAGGCGGCGAGCCTGCCCCGGCTGAGCGGCACCTACCTGCACCTCGACAACGAGTTCCGGGGACACTTCGGGCACCTGCTGACCGAGACCCTGTCCCGGGTCTGGAGCTGGCCCGAGGCGCTCGCCATCGACCCGGACGCGCGGGTGCTGGTCGGCACCACCAGCAAGCGTCCCCGCCCGCTCGACTATGAGCTTGAGCTGTACGAGGCCTGCGGCATCCCACGCGATCGCATCGACGTCATCGACCGCCCGGTGCTCGTCGACCGGCTGATCTCCGGCACGCCGCTGTTCAGCCACCCCGACTACGTCCACCCGCGGATCGAGCAGACCTGGCGCGAGGTGGGGGACCGGCTGGCCGACCAGGCCGAGGACCGCGACTGGCCACGCCGCTTCTTCGTGGGTCGGCGCAGCGAGAAGCGGGCGTGCGTCAACGGGGCGGAGGTCGAGGCGATCTTCGCGGAGTACGGCTTCGAGGTCGTCTACCCCGAGGACTACTTGCTGGGCGAGCAGATCAGGCTGTTCCGGGCCGCCGAGGTCGCCGCCGGGTACGCCGGCAGCGGGCTGTTCCAGATCGCGTTCGTGCCCGAGCCGACGCACGTGATCATGGTCGGGCCCGCGTCGTACACCCCTCGCAACGAGTACCTGATGGCGGCGGTCCACGGGCACCGGGTCGAGGCGGTCATCTGCGAGGCCGGCGGCAAGGGCATCCAGACGTCGTACTCCTTCGACGCGGAGCGGGAGGGCCCCTACCTCCGCTCGCTCCTGGAGCGGCTGCCGTGA
- a CDS encoding Lsr2 family protein: protein MAQKIHIILEDDLDGSEASETVSFGLDGTSYEIDLNDKNAAALRDALAPYVGHGRKVGSAPRRGRKSAAPAAGSGPSAREIRDWARSNGHDVPDRGRVSAEVREAYDAAH, encoded by the coding sequence ATGGCGCAGAAGATCCACATCATTCTCGAAGACGATCTTGACGGCAGCGAGGCCTCGGAGACGGTGTCCTTCGGTCTGGACGGCACGTCGTACGAGATCGACCTGAACGACAAGAACGCGGCTGCACTGCGCGACGCGCTCGCCCCCTACGTCGGCCACGGCCGCAAGGTCGGCAGCGCCCCGCGTCGTGGCCGCAAGTCCGCCGCTCCGGCCGCGGGATCCGGGCCGAGCGCCCGCGAGATCCGCGACTGGGCCCGTTCCAACGGCCACGACGTCCCCGACCGGGGCCGGGTCTCCGCCGAGGTCCGCGAAGCGTACGACGCAGCTCACTGA
- the panC gene encoding pantoate--beta-alanine ligase, which translates to MLARARAAGERVGFVPTMGALHEGHASLMRTARERVAGDGRSGPVVASVFVNPLQFGAGEDLDRYPRTLDADLELCAREGVDIVFAPSVEEVYPGWPEQREPQVTVEPGPLADVLEGRSRPGHFRGMLVVVAKLFGLVRPDLAVFGQKDYQQLVLVRQLVADLCLGVDVVGAATVREPDGLALSSRNRYLDADQRIEAVYLHRALREAQENARYGAAVALDAARAELRLGKGVDLDYLVVTTPELTELPADVPPGTEARILVAARLGTTRLIDNLPLTLGGPP; encoded by the coding sequence ATGCTGGCGCGCGCCCGGGCCGCCGGCGAGCGGGTCGGCTTCGTGCCGACCATGGGTGCCCTGCACGAGGGTCACGCCAGCCTGATGCGGACGGCCCGGGAGCGCGTCGCCGGAGACGGGCGGAGCGGTCCGGTGGTGGCGTCGGTCTTCGTCAACCCGCTGCAGTTCGGCGCCGGCGAGGACCTCGACCGCTACCCCCGCACCCTCGACGCCGACCTCGAGCTCTGCGCGCGGGAAGGCGTCGACATCGTCTTCGCGCCGAGCGTCGAGGAGGTCTACCCGGGCTGGCCCGAGCAGCGGGAGCCGCAGGTCACCGTGGAGCCCGGCCCGCTCGCGGACGTCCTGGAGGGCCGCAGCCGCCCGGGGCACTTCCGCGGGATGCTCGTCGTCGTGGCCAAGCTCTTCGGCCTGGTCCGGCCGGACCTGGCCGTCTTCGGCCAGAAGGACTACCAGCAGCTCGTGCTGGTCCGGCAGCTCGTCGCCGACCTGTGCCTGGGCGTCGACGTGGTCGGCGCCGCGACCGTCCGCGAGCCCGACGGCCTGGCCCTGTCCAGCCGCAACCGCTACCTGGACGCGGACCAGCGGATCGAGGCCGTGTACCTCCACCGCGCGCTCCGCGAGGCCCAGGAGAACGCCCGGTACGGCGCCGCCGTCGCGCTCGACGCGGCCCGCGCCGAGCTGCGGCTCGGCAAGGGCGTCGACCTCGACTATCTGGTCGTCACCACCCCGGAGCTGACCGAGCTCCCGGCCGACGTCCCCCCCGGCACCGAGGCCCGCATCCTGGTCGCCGCCCGCCTCGGCACCACCCGCCTGATCGACAACCTCCCGCTCACCCTGGGCGGCCCGCCCTGA
- a CDS encoding DUF2520 domain-containing protein, translating into MDQQHPRAHDVPVAVPRPLRIGVVGAGRVGAVLAAGLGAAGHRVVAAAGESDASRQRMAELLPGVTPAKPSAVARASDALLLTVPDDMLDNVVTMLAASGSIRPGQLVVHTSGRHGLAVLEPARALGARVIALHPAMTFTGTAVDLDRLAGCVFGLTAGPAERALAESLVADLGGRPMWVPEEMRTLYHAGLAHGANHLVTLVTEAMEMLTAAGADDPAGTLRPLLTAALDNALAHGDAALTGPIVRGDLGTVRAHLVDLAANAPHTLPSYVVMARATLARAVTDGRVVPLRALRIHQLLEEALADAPVPEVETR; encoded by the coding sequence ATGGACCAGCAGCACCCGCGCGCCCACGACGTTCCCGTCGCGGTCCCGCGCCCCCTTCGCATCGGCGTCGTCGGTGCCGGACGTGTCGGCGCCGTCCTGGCTGCCGGGCTCGGTGCCGCCGGGCACCGGGTCGTGGCCGCCGCCGGCGAGTCGGACGCCTCCCGGCAGCGGATGGCCGAGCTGTTGCCCGGCGTGACGCCCGCCAAGCCCAGTGCCGTCGCCCGCGCCAGCGACGCGCTGCTGCTGACCGTCCCCGACGACATGCTCGACAACGTCGTCACGATGCTGGCCGCCAGCGGCTCGATCCGCCCCGGCCAGCTCGTCGTGCACACCTCGGGCCGCCACGGCCTGGCCGTGCTCGAGCCCGCCCGTGCGCTCGGCGCTCGGGTGATCGCGCTGCACCCCGCCATGACCTTCACCGGCACGGCCGTGGACCTCGACCGACTGGCGGGCTGCGTCTTCGGCCTCACCGCCGGCCCCGCGGAGCGGGCGCTGGCCGAGAGCCTGGTCGCCGACCTCGGTGGTCGGCCGATGTGGGTGCCCGAGGAGATGCGCACGCTCTACCACGCGGGCCTGGCCCACGGCGCCAACCACCTGGTCACCCTGGTCACCGAGGCGATGGAGATGCTGACGGCCGCCGGTGCCGACGATCCGGCCGGCACCCTCCGCCCGCTGCTCACGGCCGCGCTCGACAACGCGCTGGCCCACGGGGACGCCGCGCTCACCGGCCCGATCGTCCGCGGCGACCTCGGCACCGTGCGCGCCCACCTCGTCGACCTCGCCGCGAACGCGCCGCACACGTTGCCGTCGTACGTCGTGATGGCGCGGGCGACCCTGGCCCGCGCGGTCACCGACGGTCGCGTCGTACCCCTGCGTGCGCTGCGCATCCACCAGCTGCTCGAGGAGGCGCTCGCCGACGCGCCGGTTCCCGAGGTCGAGACGCGATGA
- the nadC gene encoding carboxylating nicotinate-nucleotide diphosphorylase has translation MITRTSYADLPRPLIEELSEAGLDPLSVYEMVVAAFEEDLPDGAADVTSAALPPLGHGTGDFAAREDGVVCGLGVATLVFVYALGERAVVSDRLADGTHVRAGDVVMRVSGPFSDLLTAERTALNFASHLSGVATATSHWVTALAGTRARVLDTRKTLPTYRALQKYAVRCGGGVNHRFSLADRAMVKDNHVVAAGGAVPAYVAVRDANPGLRVEVEVTDLDELRELLDAGCTEILLDNMDSPTMAEAVRINAGRATLEASGGLTLERAREVAETGVDLISVGALTHSVKVFDLGLDLSPQHED, from the coding sequence ATGATCACCCGCACGTCGTACGCCGATCTGCCCCGGCCGCTCATCGAGGAGCTGTCCGAGGCCGGGCTGGACCCCCTGAGCGTCTACGAGATGGTCGTCGCCGCGTTCGAGGAGGATCTCCCCGACGGTGCCGCCGACGTCACCAGCGCGGCACTCCCGCCGCTGGGCCACGGCACCGGTGACTTCGCGGCGCGCGAGGACGGCGTGGTGTGCGGCCTCGGCGTCGCCACGCTCGTGTTCGTCTACGCGCTGGGGGAGCGGGCGGTGGTCTCCGACCGGCTCGCCGACGGCACCCACGTCCGCGCGGGCGACGTCGTGATGCGGGTGAGCGGGCCGTTCTCCGACCTGCTCACCGCCGAGCGGACCGCGCTCAACTTCGCCTCCCATCTCTCCGGGGTCGCGACGGCCACCTCGCACTGGGTCACCGCGCTGGCCGGCACCCGTGCCCGGGTGCTCGACACCCGCAAGACGCTGCCGACGTACCGCGCCCTGCAGAAGTACGCCGTGCGCTGCGGAGGCGGGGTCAACCACCGGTTCAGCCTGGCCGACCGGGCGATGGTCAAGGACAACCACGTGGTCGCCGCCGGCGGTGCCGTGCCGGCGTACGTCGCCGTCCGCGACGCCAACCCCGGCCTGCGGGTGGAGGTCGAGGTGACCGACCTCGACGAGCTCCGCGAGCTGCTCGACGCCGGCTGCACCGAGATCCTGCTCGACAACATGGACTCCCCGACGATGGCCGAGGCGGTCCGGATCAATGCGGGACGCGCCACGCTGGAGGCGTCGGGCGGGCTCACCCTGGAGCGCGCCCGCGAGGTCGCCGAGACCGGAGTCGACCTCATCTCGGTCGGTGCGCTCACGCACTCGGTGAAGGTCTTCGATCTCGGCCTGGATCTTTCACCCCAGCACGAGGACTGA
- the panD gene encoding aspartate 1-decarboxylase, with amino-acid sequence MFRTMMKSKIHRATVTQADLHYVGSVTVDEDLLDAADLLPGELVHIVDITNGARLETYTIAGERGSGVLGINGAAAHLVHPGDLVILIAYAQLETAEARELKPHVVFVDADNKIMATGFDPAEAVDGSGLVRGDRLAER; translated from the coding sequence ATGTTCCGCACGATGATGAAGAGCAAGATCCACCGGGCGACGGTGACGCAGGCCGACCTGCACTACGTCGGCTCGGTCACCGTCGACGAGGACCTCCTCGACGCCGCCGACCTGCTGCCGGGCGAGCTGGTGCACATCGTCGACATCACCAACGGCGCCCGGCTGGAGACCTACACGATCGCGGGCGAGCGCGGGTCCGGCGTGCTCGGCATCAACGGCGCGGCGGCGCACCTGGTGCACCCCGGCGACCTGGTGATCCTGATCGCCTACGCCCAGCTGGAGACCGCCGAGGCGCGCGAGCTGAAGCCGCACGTGGTCTTCGTCGACGCCGACAACAAGATCATGGCGACCGGCTTCGACCCGGCCGAGGCCGTCGACGGGTCCGGTCTGGTCCGAGGCGACCGGCTGGCCGAGCGGTAG
- a CDS encoding type III pantothenate kinase, translating into MPLLAADIGNSHTVLGLLDDGEVLAHWRVATDERRTSDEWAALLRGLLAEHYPEIDGIAVCSTVPAVLHEWRDMLVRHFSDRPSVVVEPGVRTGVPVLMDNPREVGSDRIINALAAATEFGGPAIVVDFGGTATTFDVVSEHGQYVGGAITPGIEISLEALGRRGAQLRKVELLRPRSVIAKNTVEALQSGMVFGVASQVEGMVARMIAELAVPTESVHVVATGYLAPLVVDECRCFTDHAPWLTLRGLELVFLRNS; encoded by the coding sequence GTGCCGCTCCTCGCCGCCGACATCGGCAACAGCCACACGGTCCTCGGGCTCCTCGATGACGGCGAGGTGCTGGCCCACTGGCGGGTCGCGACCGACGAGCGGCGTACCTCCGACGAGTGGGCGGCACTGCTGCGCGGGCTGCTGGCCGAGCATTATCCCGAGATCGACGGTATTGCCGTCTGCTCGACCGTCCCGGCGGTCCTGCACGAATGGCGTGACATGCTCGTCCGCCATTTCTCCGACCGGCCGAGCGTCGTGGTCGAGCCCGGCGTCCGGACCGGGGTCCCGGTCCTGATGGACAATCCGCGGGAAGTCGGCTCCGACCGGATCATCAACGCGCTCGCGGCGGCGACCGAATTCGGCGGCCCGGCCATCGTCGTCGATTTCGGCGGCACGGCCACGACGTTCGACGTGGTCAGCGAGCACGGGCAGTACGTCGGCGGCGCGATCACACCGGGGATCGAGATCTCCCTGGAGGCGCTCGGGCGCCGCGGCGCCCAGCTGCGCAAGGTCGAGCTGCTCCGACCGCGCTCGGTGATCGCGAAGAACACCGTCGAGGCGCTGCAGTCGGGCATGGTCTTCGGCGTCGCCAGTCAGGTCGAGGGAATGGTCGCCCGGATGATCGCGGAGCTCGCGGTCCCGACCGAGTCCGTGCACGTGGTGGCGACCGGCTATCTCGCGCCCCTGGTCGTGGATGAATGTCGTTGTTTCACCGATCATGCGCCGTGGCTGACGTTGCGTGGCCTCGAGCTGGTATTCCTGCGCAATTCCTGA
- a CDS encoding L-aspartate oxidase: MPPTAVRRVPGRLSAPEPGWTTRADVVVIGSGIAGLTAALRLREHVDRVLVVTKDVLAAGSTQWAQGGIAAALGPEDTPAEHEVDTLVAGAGACDADAVRVLVTEGPEAVHELIALGAQFDHSADGALSLTREGGHHRDRIAHAGGDATGAEIQRALIAAVEAAPEIEVIQHALAVDLLLDGEAGQGGGVAGVTLHVMGEGQRDGVGAVHCRAVVLASGGLGQVFSQTTNPAVSTGDGMAIALRAGATLRDLEFVQFHPTVMYLGPDSVGQQPLISEAVRGEGAFLVDFEGDRIMAGVHELGDLAPRDVVAKTIMRRMNETGRPHLWLDARHLGQAHWERRFPTILATARSHGIDPVTELIPVAPACHYASGGVATDLWGRTDVPGLYATGEAACSGVHGANRLASNSLLEGLVFSRRIAAVLPGELRPWSETAVDRRTPGLVSGSVRPELQEVMSVRAGVLRSASGLADGAGHLDKLTGVGTETPGVAAWETTNLLTLAGALLEAAALREETRGSHWREDFPERDDARWAGHFDVRMRDGETTIAFSPSPATDGTA, translated from the coding sequence ATGCCTCCCACAGCGGTACGCCGCGTCCCGGGCCGGCTCTCGGCCCCGGAGCCCGGCTGGACGACGCGGGCCGACGTCGTGGTCATCGGCTCGGGCATCGCCGGGCTGACCGCCGCCCTGCGACTCCGCGAACACGTGGACCGGGTCCTCGTCGTCACCAAGGACGTGCTGGCCGCGGGCTCCACCCAGTGGGCGCAGGGCGGGATCGCCGCCGCGCTCGGCCCGGAGGACACCCCGGCGGAGCACGAGGTCGACACCCTGGTCGCCGGGGCGGGCGCGTGCGACGCGGACGCCGTACGTGTCCTGGTCACCGAGGGCCCCGAGGCGGTGCACGAGCTGATCGCCCTGGGGGCGCAGTTCGACCACAGCGCCGACGGCGCGCTGTCCCTGACCCGGGAGGGCGGGCACCACCGCGACCGGATCGCGCACGCCGGCGGTGACGCCACCGGCGCGGAGATCCAGCGGGCCCTGATCGCCGCGGTCGAGGCGGCGCCCGAGATCGAGGTCATCCAGCACGCCCTCGCGGTCGACCTCCTGCTCGACGGGGAGGCCGGCCAGGGCGGCGGAGTCGCGGGGGTGACCCTGCACGTGATGGGCGAGGGCCAGCGCGACGGCGTCGGGGCGGTGCACTGCCGGGCGGTGGTGCTCGCCAGCGGCGGACTCGGGCAGGTCTTCTCGCAGACCACGAACCCGGCGGTCTCGACCGGCGACGGCATGGCGATCGCGCTGCGTGCGGGAGCGACGCTGCGCGACCTGGAGTTCGTGCAGTTCCACCCGACGGTGATGTATCTCGGCCCCGACTCGGTCGGCCAGCAGCCGCTGATCTCGGAAGCGGTCCGTGGCGAGGGCGCGTTCCTCGTGGACTTCGAGGGCGATCGGATCATGGCGGGCGTGCACGAGCTCGGCGACCTCGCGCCGCGCGACGTGGTCGCGAAGACGATCATGCGGCGGATGAACGAGACCGGCCGGCCGCACCTGTGGCTCGACGCCCGGCACCTGGGCCAGGCGCACTGGGAGCGCCGCTTCCCGACCATCCTGGCGACCGCGCGCTCCCACGGGATCGACCCCGTCACCGAGCTGATCCCGGTCGCGCCGGCCTGCCACTACGCCTCGGGCGGCGTGGCGACCGACCTGTGGGGCCGCACGGACGTGCCCGGGCTGTACGCCACCGGCGAGGCGGCGTGCTCCGGGGTGCACGGCGCGAACCGGCTGGCCTCGAACTCCCTGCTGGAGGGGCTGGTCTTCTCCCGCCGGATCGCCGCCGTGCTGCCGGGGGAGCTGCGGCCGTGGAGCGAGACCGCCGTCGACCGGCGTACCCCCGGCCTGGTGTCCGGCTCGGTCCGACCCGAGCTGCAGGAGGTGATGTCGGTGCGTGCCGGCGTGCTCCGCAGCGCTTCCGGACTCGCCGACGGGGCCGGCCACCTCGACAAGCTGACGGGGGTCGGGACCGAGACACCCGGTGTCGCGGCCTGGGAGACCACCAACCTGCTCACCCTCGCCGGCGCCCTGCTCGAGGCCGCCGCGCTGCGCGAGGAGACTCGTGGGTCGCACTGGCGCGAGGACTTCCCCGAGCGCGACGACGCCCGCTGGGCCGGGCACTTCGACGTCCGCATGCGCGACGGCGAGACCACCATCGCCTTCTCCCCCTCGCCCGCAACGGACGGAACCGCATGA